From a single Lolium rigidum isolate FL_2022 chromosome 7, APGP_CSIRO_Lrig_0.1, whole genome shotgun sequence genomic region:
- the LOC124676209 gene encoding uncharacterized protein LOC124676209, producing the protein MSKRHQSQLNGDRTGKRPRLVPKKHLYLALDDWDKGFSIHKIDADTLQDTCTDLQVGFPDPAALRFAAPVHYLGMGFTAFGNNIFIATNPRCGQTPTLVYDTSTAGLAIGPSLPVPLLGGIDISVVAGDTLYALKSCHGGEQHSFEAMSWAPTGNDDEWSPRPAMAWSWKSLPSPPPFAMDDEITSYAMHPDGRTIFMSAHDRNYRHLPKGTFSFDTEHCEWKWCGEWVLPFQGQGYLDGELDAWVGLHKDGYICSCQVASRSRASNVQPDWKMVKEKLFLKVPERRVQHTRPTLAYMGDGKFCLVECVLREGVEFRCAFGDRDGFLLHMSTFGLKYDHRGELRFTRHRTNSYVVSKHLRGSSPVVFWM; encoded by the coding sequence ATGTCTAAGCGTCATCAATCGCAACTCAATGGCGACCGCACCGGCAAAAGGCCGCGGCTTGTGCCGAAGAAACACCTCTATCTGGCGCTGGATGATTGGGACAAGGGCTTCAGCATCCACAAGATCGATGCCGACACCTTGCAAGACACCTGCACCGACCTGCAGGTCGGGTTCCCTGACCCTGCTGCCCTCCGGTTTGCGGCGCCAGTACATTATCTCGGCATGGGCTTCACTGCCTTCGGCAACAACATCTTCATCGCCACCAATCCGCGCTGCGGACAGACACCCACCCTTGTATACGATACCAGCACGGCAGGACTCGCcatcggcccaagcctaccggttCCACTGCTCGGTGGCATTGACATCTCCGTGGTTGCTGGTGATACCTTGTATGCATTGAAATCATGCCATGGCGGCGAGCAGCACTCCTTCGAGGCCATGTCGTGGGCACCCACTGGGAATGATGATGAGTGGTCTCCAAGGCCAGCTATGGCTTGGTCCTGGAAAAGCTTGCCCTCACCACCACCATTTGCCATGGATGATGAAATTACCTCCTACGCGATGCACCCGGACGGACGCACCATATTCATGTCTGCACACGACAGGAACTATCGGCATCTTCCCAAGGGTACCTTCTCCTTTGACACCGAGCATTGTGAGTGGAAATGGTGTGGGGAATGGGTGCTGCCTTTCCAAGGCCAAGGCTACCTCGACGGCGAGCTTGACGCATGGGTCGGGCTTCATAAAGATGGGTACATTTGCTCCTGTCAAGTCGCCTCCCGCAGCAGAGCAAGTAATGTGCAGCCGGATTGGAAGATGGTCAAGGAGAAGTTGTTCCTCAAGGTCCCGGAGAGGCGAGTGCAACATACAAGGCCCACTCTTGCATACATGGGCGACGGCAAGTTTTGCCTTGTTGAATGCGTGCTACGTGAGGGAGTGGAGTTTAGGTGCGCCTTTGGTGACCGCGATGGTTTCCTGCTCCATATGAGCACGTTTGGCCTTAAGTATGATCATAGGGGAGAGCTGCGATTCACACGCCACCGCACTAACTCCTATGTAGTGTCTAAGCATCTCCGGGGATCTTCTCCTGTAGTGTTCTGGATGTAA
- the LOC124676208 gene encoding uncharacterized protein LOC124676208 codes for MSKRQHWQLDGDRAVRRPRLVPKKHLYVVLDDWDKGFSIYKIDADALQYTYADDLQVGFPGKAVLRLPAPVHGLHMGFTALGSNILIATNPRCLQTPALLYDTETAGLTIGPRLRLSLLACDTIAVAAGGTLYALTRRHINEQHFFQAMSSAPLENDEPWCPSPTMRWSWKSMPSPPPFDMEDQFTSYALHPDGHTIFMSARERHYPYLPSGTFSFDTKNSEWRCHGEWALPFQGQGYFDSELDAWVGLRKDGYICSCQVPSRSNTSTVEPEWKMVREKFFKVPERRLKSARATLAYMGNNNFCLVEFLQREGVEFKHAFGDRDGCVLQMSTFGLKYDRKGQLQTMRHHTNSYVVSKHLQSFSPVVFWM; via the coding sequence ATGTCTAAGCGTCAGCACTGGCAACTCGACGGCGACCGCGCCGTAAGAAGGCCGCGGCTCGTGCCGAAGAAGCACCTCTACGTTGTGCTGGATGATTGGGACAAGGGCTTCAGCATCTACAAGATTGATGCTGACGCTTTGCAATACACCTACGCCGACGACCTGCAGGTTGGGTTCCCTGGCAAGGCTGTCCTCCGGTTACCGGCACCAGTACATGGTCTTCATATGGGCTTCACCGCCCTGGGCAGCAACATCCTCATCGCCACCAACCCTCGTTGTCTACAGACTCCCGCCCTCCTCTACGACACCGAGACAGCAGGGCTCACCATTGGCCCTCGCCTACGGCTTTCACTGCTTGCCtgtgacaccatcgctgtggctgCTGGTGGTACACTCTACGCTTTGACACGGCGCCATATCAACGAGCAGCACTTTTTCCAGGCCATGTCGTCGGCACCATTGGAGAACGATGAGCCGTGGTGTCCTAGTCCAACCATGAGATGGTCCTGGAAAAGCATGCCCTCACCGCCACCATTTGACATGGAGGATCAATTTACTTCCTACGCGCTTCACCCGGATGGGCACACTATTTTTATGTCGGCGCGCGAAAGGCACTATCCGTATCTTCCCAGTGGCACCTTCTCCTTCGATACCAAGAATTCTGAGTGGAGGTGCCATGGGGAATGGGCGCTGCCTTTCCAAGGCCAAGGTTACTTCGACAGCGAGCTTGATGCATGGGTTGGGCTTCGTAAGGATGGGTACATTTGCTCCTGTCAAGTCCCCTCCCGCAGCAACACAAGTACCGTGGAGCCGGAGTGGAAGATGGTCAGGGAGAAGTTCTTCAAGGTCCCGGAGAGGCGACTGAAATCGGCAAGGGCCACTCTCGCGTACATGGGCAACAACAACTTCTGCCTTGTGGAGTTTTTGCAACGCGAGGGAGTGGAGTTTAAGCACGCCTTTGGTGACCGTGATGGTTGTGTGCTCCAGATGAGCACGTTTGGCCTTAAGTATGATCGTAAGGGACAACTGCAAACCATGCGCCACCACACCAACTCCTATGTAGTGTCTAAGCATCTCCAATCGTTTTCTCCAGTAGTGTTCTGGATGTAA